In one window of Oxyura jamaicensis isolate SHBP4307 breed ruddy duck chromosome 13 unlocalized genomic scaffold, BPBGC_Ojam_1.0 oxy13_random_OJ106582, whole genome shotgun sequence DNA:
- the LOC118157903 gene encoding peroxisome proliferator-activated receptor gamma coactivator 1-beta-like codes for MAEPGPDCGALLDEALSSFVFNYLADSQYEVSGEEHFYSDFPEIDLSQLDASDLDSAGCFSELQWCAEHSETESSQYSTDESELFQIIDSENEALLAALTETLDDIQGADVGLAAFQALEEGDTLNHAYTSPAPSPKPTALVSGGPPLAPEVDELSLLKKLLLSPSHAPLSCEAQKDGSTRRPGTPKSRPSRPCTKAEAPRDQRASVPQAQSRSCTELHRHLTSAPPCTKTSTPRTLEECPSGRHHPAAGNCAQHEDDSDSSEDSLSSRDAVTSPSSAEDGAGSQFSCNGEMHTVVELIRYMHTYCLPPRKLPARDTTDAKPQPCSSPFKRAKPDCPPQPGHPGGAESRPGCAWQAAGGCKKPAASFSILKELLARDLLCDVSKPYRLGKPVYASLARPPPASCPAMLVQDGVDTDGTCKSRAKVVPEKAERRQSLGAEADAPREPVSLEEEAGKRVGTPAMSTGKAARRPESTIYAVRRSKRLNPELGHWLSFLDELPLEPSVPQEVAASREPTLCPLLEAFSAQEPAAEVEVGGTEEGDGGSLAPPAEPQPLVLASPGGSEVSEGAESQYCAPRQQAETPRCLTLSLAQTDPTFGKRNFEPMLTVELCGTAGLTPPTTPPYKPTEEDLYKPDIPQEAGKEDSMAPSSGAGSTGDTGASQKAPKKHPERTELLAHLSRAAEQPGVLKRPFSCSFGDHDYCQVLKPEATLQRKVLKSWEPPGQTEMEHKRRVPDAHYQGLDLIGKDAGGEMVWKDGVKQLRDQEIRASLTKHFGFLDSALDNEDMVFCKTPEYDTVFDDSCSESGSPVEEEEEEDEEEEDHCDSPLDAKLCLRRNPLSRTSLHYCSRSRSSSGSSCCRSRSPTSRRTFRCENSEQCQGGSRSWGQLEKKQEKAIGEGRVVYVRNLSSNMSSSELKKRFEVFGEIVECQVLSRTNRGDKYGFITYRYSEHAALSLKNGTSLRKRNEPSFQLSSGGLGHFFWTRYADLDCSAEESSPAPVKSKYETMDFDSLLQEAQLSLHR; via the exons TATGAGGTGTCAGGCGAGGAGCACTTCTACTCCGACTTCCCCGAGATCGATTTGTCCCAGCTGGACGCCAGTGACTTGGACTCGGCCGGCTGCTTCAGTGAGCTGCAGTGGTGCGCGGAGCACTCTGAGACCGAGTCCAGCCAGTACAGCACTGATGAATCTGAGCTCTTCCAG ATAATAGACAGTGAGAATGAAGCGCTGCTGGCGGCCCTCACCGAGACTTTGGATGATATTCAGGGAGCTGACGTGGGCCTGGCTGCCTTCCAAGCTCTTGAAGAGGGGGACACGCTCAACCATGCCTACACCTCGCCTGCCCCTTCCCCCAAACCCACCGCCCTGGTCTCTGGGGGGCCACCCCTGGCCCCCGAGGTTGATGAGCTGTCTCTA CTGAAGAAGTTGCTCCTCTCTCCATCGCACGCGCCTCTCAGCTGCGAGGCTCAGAAAGACGGGAGCACCCGGCGCCCGGGGACCCCTAAGTCTCGACCCTCAAGGCCCTGCACAAAG GCGGAGGCTCCCCGGGACCAGAGGGCGAGTGTCCCACAGGCACAGAGCCGCAGCTGCACTGAGCTGCACCGGCACCTCACCTCAGCGCCCCCCTGCACCAAGACCTCAACCCCCCGCACACTGGAGGAGTGCCCCAGCGGCCGCCACCACCCTGCCGCGGGCAACTGCGCCCAACACGAAGACGACAGCGACTCCAGCGAGGACTCACTGAGCTCCCGTGACGCGGTGACCTCCCCTTCCTCAGCGGAGGACGGCGCTGGCAGCCAGTTCTCCTGCAATGGGGAGATGCACACGGTGGTGGAGCTCATCCGCTACATGCACACCTATTGCCTGCCGCCGCGGAAGCTGCCCGCCCGTGACACCACCGATGccaagccccagccctgcagcagccccttcAAAAGAGCCAAACCGGACTGTCCCCCGCAGCCAGGACACCCTGGTGGTGCTGAGAGCCGGCCGGGCTGCGCCTGGCAGGCGGCTGGGGGTTGCAAGAAGCCCGCAGCATCCTTCTCCATCctgaaggagctgctggcacgGGACCTGCTGTGTGATGTGAGCAAGCCCTACCGCCTGGGCAAGCCTGTGTATGCCTCCCTTGCCCGGCCACCCCCTGCCAGCTGCCCTGCCATGCTGGTCCAGGATGGGGTGGACACTGATGGGACCTGCAAATCCAGAGCAAAAGTGGTGCCAGAGAAAGCAGAGCGAAGGCAGAGCCTCGGGGCTGAGGCAGATGCTCCACGAGAACCCGTCAGtttggaggaggaggctgggaagCGTGTGGGCACCCCAGCCATGTCCACAGGGAAGGCAGCTCGGCGGCCGGAGAGTACCATTTACGCTGTCCGCCGGTCCAAGAGACTCAATCCCGAGCTGGGCCACTGGCTCTCCTTCCTTGACGAGCTGCCCCTTGAGCCCTCTGTGCCCCAGGAGGTCGCGGCCTCCAGGGAGCCCACGCTGTGCCCATTGCTGGAGGCCTTCTCCGCTCAGGAGCCTGCAGCCGAAGTGGAGGTGGGCGGCACAGAGGAGGGAGATGGCGGGAGCTTGGCACcgccagcagagccccagcccctcgTCCTGGCATCCCCAGGGGGCAGCGAGGTCAGCGAGGGTGCTGAGAGCCAGTACTGTGCCCCCCGGCAGCAAGCAG AAACACCCCGGTGTCTCACGCTGTCCTTGGCGCAAAC TGACCCGACCTTTGGGAAGAGAAACTTTGAGCCAATGCTGACCGTGGAGCTGTGTGGGACAGCAG GTCTCACGCCGCCCACCACTCCGCCATACAAGCCCACCGAGGAGGACCTGTACAAGCCAGACATCCCCCAGGAGGCAGGCAAGGAGGACAGCATGgcccccagctctggggccgGAAGCACAGGGGACACAGGAGCTTCCCAGAAAGCCCCAAAGAAGCACCCCGAGAGGACAGAGCTCTTGGCCCACCTGAGTCGTGCCGCTGAGCAGCCAGGCGTGCTCAAGCGGCCCTTCTCATGCTCCTTCGGGGACCACGACTACTGCCAGGTGCTGAAGCCGGAGGCCACCCTGCAGAGGAAGGTGCTCAAGTCCTGGGAGCCCCCAGGCCAGACGGAGATGGAGCACAAGAGGAGGGTCCCTGACGCGCACTACCAGGGGCTGGACCTCATTGGCAAGGATGCAGGTGGCGAGATGGTGTGGAAGGACGGTGTCAAGCAGCTGCGAGACCAGGAGATCCGAGCCAGCTTAACGAAGCACTTTGGCTTCCTGGACAGTGCTCTCGATAATGAGGACATGGTCTTCTGCAAGACCCCTGAGTATGACACTGTCTTTGACGACAGCTGCAGTGAGAGCGGCTCCccagtggaggaggaggaagaggaagatgaggaggaggaagaccaCTGCGACAGCCCATTGGACGCCAAGCTGTGCCTGCGGAGAAACCCCCTTTCCAGGACCAGTTTGCATTACTGTTCCCGGAGCAGGTCTAGCTCGGGGTCTTCATGCTGCCGGTCCCGATCCCCCACCAGCAGACGCACCTTCAG GTGTGAGAACAGCGAGCAGTGTcaaggtggcagcaggagctggggccagctggagaagaaacaggaaaaggcCATT GGGGAAGGCCGGGTGGTGTACGTCAGGAACCTCTCCAGCAACATGAGCTCCAGTGAGCTGAAGAAACGCTTTGAGGTGTTTGGTGAGATCGTGGAGTGCCAGGTCCTGTCCAGGACTAACAG GGGGGATAAATACGGCTTTATCACCTACCGGTATTCAGAGCACGCCGCCTTATCTCTGAAGAATGGCACCTCGCTAAGGAAGAGGAATGAGCCTTCcttccagctcagctctggtgGCCTCGGGCACTTCTTCTGGACCAGATACGCTGACTTGG atTGCAGCGCAGAGGAGTCCTCCCCCGCACCGGTGAAGAGCAAGTACGAGACCATGGATTTTGACAGCTTACTGCAGGAGGCCCAGCTCAGCTTGCATCGGTAA